In the Leifsonia sp. 466MF genome, one interval contains:
- a CDS encoding GntR family transcriptional regulator → MAEQHTKSERLRQHLVDVIDQGLEPHSKLPTERDLASEFDVSRLTVRRALDRLEHEGLVYRVQGAGTFVAAPRITKSVELTSFSEDMRARGLVPGSSVLVTETISAGARLGAKLRVSPSDDVFHIRRARTADGEPMALEDTYLNPRLFPGLIDNIGSESLYQILETEYGMKIEWAEQSIHASVLEPEEAQLLSAPPFSPAFYVTRISFDAQDRPVEYAESTYRGDRYHYELQIHRTR, encoded by the coding sequence ATGGCGGAGCAGCACACGAAGTCCGAGCGACTGCGTCAGCACCTTGTCGACGTCATCGACCAGGGGCTCGAACCGCACTCCAAGCTGCCGACCGAGCGGGATCTCGCCTCGGAGTTCGACGTCAGCCGGCTGACCGTACGACGGGCGCTCGACCGTCTCGAGCACGAGGGTCTCGTCTACCGGGTGCAAGGCGCCGGCACGTTCGTCGCCGCCCCGCGGATCACCAAGTCCGTCGAGCTGACCTCGTTCAGTGAGGACATGCGCGCCCGCGGTCTCGTCCCCGGCTCCTCGGTGCTGGTCACCGAGACCATCTCCGCCGGGGCCCGGCTCGGCGCCAAGCTGAGGGTCAGCCCGTCGGACGATGTGTTTCACATCCGGCGGGCGCGCACCGCGGACGGTGAGCCGATGGCCCTCGAGGACACCTACCTCAATCCGCGGCTGTTTCCCGGCCTGATCGACAACATCGGGAGCGAATCGCTCTACCAGATCCTCGAGACCGAGTACGGGATGAAGATCGAATGGGCCGAGCAGAGCATCCATGCCAGTGTGCTCGAGCCGGAGGAGGCGCAACTGCTGAGCGCTCCGCCCTTCTCCCCGGCTTTCTACGTGACCCGCATCAGTTTCGACGCCCAGGACCGACCGGTCGAATATGCCGAGTCGACGTATCGGGGCGACCGGTATCACTACGAGCTCCAGATCCACCGCACGCGCTGA
- a CDS encoding carbohydrate ABC transporter permease, which produces MVLNAVEKPQAPTRAPWTDGEDEPRRRRRRPARTAGRYALVWGLTLLFVFPFLAMLSTAFKLPADIFSSPPALWPKEWTLDNFVAVFEEIPFWQYLWNTVVIAALSVLGMLIASPLVAYSLSKIGWRGQRPLLVIVMATMMLPPQVTMIPLFLMWNGLQATNTIIPLVAPAFFGTPFLIFMLRQFLMSVPDELLQAARIDGASEFRIYWSIVLPQARPALITAVIFQFVWAWTDFLNPLIYLNDASKYTLSIGLYSFFGEHNVEWGPLMAASVLFTIPALALFVVFQRYFVGGISAGALK; this is translated from the coding sequence ATGGTTCTGAACGCAGTTGAGAAGCCGCAGGCGCCGACCCGTGCGCCGTGGACGGACGGCGAGGACGAACCACGCCGACGCCGGCGCCGCCCGGCGCGCACCGCGGGCCGTTACGCGCTCGTGTGGGGGCTGACGCTGCTCTTCGTCTTCCCCTTCCTCGCGATGCTCAGCACCGCGTTCAAGCTCCCGGCGGACATCTTCAGCTCGCCGCCGGCGCTCTGGCCGAAGGAGTGGACGCTCGACAACTTCGTGGCGGTGTTCGAGGAGATCCCGTTCTGGCAGTACCTGTGGAACACGGTCGTCATCGCAGCCCTCTCGGTGCTCGGGATGCTGATCGCGTCGCCGCTCGTCGCGTACTCCCTCTCGAAGATCGGGTGGCGCGGGCAGCGCCCCCTCCTCGTGATCGTGATGGCGACGATGATGCTGCCGCCGCAGGTGACGATGATCCCGCTCTTCCTGATGTGGAACGGGCTGCAAGCGACGAACACGATCATCCCGCTCGTCGCCCCGGCGTTCTTCGGAACCCCGTTCCTGATCTTCATGCTGCGCCAGTTCCTGATGTCGGTGCCCGATGAGCTGCTCCAGGCCGCTCGGATCGACGGCGCCTCCGAGTTCCGCATCTACTGGTCGATCGTGCTCCCGCAGGCGCGGCCCGCCCTGATCACGGCGGTGATCTTCCAGTTCGTCTGGGCGTGGACCGACTTCCTGAATCCGTTGATCTACCTCAACGATGCCTCCAAGTACACGCTGTCGATCGGCCTGTACTCCTTCTTCGGCGAGCACAACGTCGAATGGGGTCCGCTGATGGCGGCATCCGTCTTGTTCACCATTCCGGCGCTGGCGCTCTTCGTCGTCTTCCAGCGTTACTTCGTAGGGGGTATCAGTGCAGGCGCACTCAAGTAG
- a CDS encoding DUF4434 domain-containing protein → MSHRTGSRLSALIAGAAIAAALVVPATPAAATPTCTTTPRIDGSFIQPALVDGWNGTQLSSELSTLTNACITSQVIQWTADTKGSTTVYPSGLSGYTQSTSTDVVSRVLTAADSAGVAEYLGLQTNDDWWNTYANDVTWLNGQATAANALADDLYARYGTHTSFAGWYLPFEVDNWNFTSTSSWSAMATFYTTIANHLHALTPGKPVIISPFYNTSGGQTSTQWTSMWSSILASAPIDVIALQDGVGAGHATTAQLATWFSATKSAITSSRPATQLWADSETFNPDFTPMSISQLIADLNAVAPYVTKTLSFSYDHYDSPLTVPSVYDTTYRNYLSSGAVESSAPTTPTGLAATSGGITSVNLTWTASTDNIGIAGYRVYRGGALVKVIQGAVTSFTDAGLSPSTTYSYKLAAFDAAGNASAQSTTATATTSSAPAANPLISSGRPYTTSVGADPGYPDAGAAELTNGVTGTTSYSDAAWQGRNTGSAYSFTIDLGSTKTITQVGTSWLQTKSVYIFLPSSIQVSVSTTGSTFTPLVTMPAPNVSDADQRYTYAAYGLSGSGRYVRFTVTPASSAWSFVDEATVRGL, encoded by the coding sequence ATGAGTCACCGCACCGGGTCTCGTCTCTCGGCCCTGATCGCCGGGGCGGCCATCGCCGCGGCCCTGGTCGTTCCAGCGACGCCGGCCGCCGCCACGCCGACCTGCACCACCACCCCGCGCATCGACGGCAGCTTCATCCAGCCGGCGCTCGTCGACGGCTGGAACGGCACCCAGCTCTCCTCCGAGCTCAGCACCCTGACCAATGCGTGCATCACCAGCCAGGTGATCCAGTGGACGGCCGACACCAAAGGGTCGACCACCGTCTACCCGAGTGGGCTCAGCGGGTACACGCAGAGCACGTCGACGGATGTGGTCTCCCGTGTTCTGACTGCGGCGGACAGCGCCGGGGTCGCCGAGTACCTGGGGTTGCAGACGAACGATGACTGGTGGAACACCTATGCCAACGACGTCACGTGGCTGAACGGTCAGGCGACCGCAGCGAACGCCCTGGCCGACGATCTCTACGCCCGGTACGGGACGCACACGTCCTTCGCCGGCTGGTACCTTCCGTTCGAGGTCGACAACTGGAACTTCACCTCCACCTCGTCCTGGAGCGCCATGGCGACGTTCTACACGACGATCGCGAACCACCTGCATGCGCTCACCCCGGGCAAGCCCGTGATCATCAGCCCGTTCTACAACACGTCCGGGGGCCAGACGAGCACCCAGTGGACGAGCATGTGGTCGAGCATCCTCGCCTCCGCTCCGATCGATGTGATCGCCCTGCAGGACGGGGTCGGCGCCGGTCACGCGACGACCGCGCAGCTGGCCACCTGGTTCTCCGCGACCAAGAGCGCGATCACCAGCTCCCGGCCGGCCACGCAGCTCTGGGCCGACAGCGAGACATTCAACCCGGACTTCACGCCGATGTCGATCTCCCAGTTGATCGCCGACCTCAACGCCGTCGCCCCGTACGTGACCAAGACCCTGTCGTTCTCGTACGACCACTACGACAGTCCGCTGACGGTCCCCTCCGTGTATGACACCACCTACCGGAACTACCTGTCTTCCGGTGCGGTGGAGTCGTCGGCCCCGACCACGCCGACAGGTCTTGCAGCGACGTCGGGCGGCATCACTTCGGTGAACTTGACCTGGACGGCATCCACCGACAACATCGGCATCGCCGGATACCGCGTCTACCGCGGAGGGGCACTGGTCAAGGTGATCCAGGGCGCAGTGACCAGCTTCACGGATGCGGGCCTCAGCCCCTCGACCACCTACAGCTACAAGCTGGCCGCTTTCGATGCCGCCGGCAACGCCTCCGCCCAGAGCACCACGGCGACGGCGACGACGTCCTCGGCGCCCGCAGCCAATCCGCTGATCTCCTCGGGCCGCCCGTACACGACGTCCGTGGGCGCAGACCCGGGCTACCCTGACGCGGGCGCGGCGGAACTGACGAACGGCGTCACGGGCACGACGAGCTACTCCGACGCTGCCTGGCAGGGCCGGAACACGGGGAGCGCCTACAGCTTCACGATCGACCTCGGCTCGACCAAGACCATCACCCAGGTGGGAACGTCGTGGCTGCAGACGAAGTCCGTGTACATCTTCCTTCCGTCCAGCATCCAGGTCTCGGTGTCGACCACCGGATCGACCTTCACGCCTCTGGTGACCATGCCCGCGCCGAATGTGAGCGATGCCGACCAGCGGTACACCTACGCGGCATACGGGCTCTCCGGCTCGGGGCGTTACGTCCGATTCACCGTCACCCCCGCGAGCAGCGCCTGGTCGTTCGTGGACGAAGCGACCGTCCGGGGGCTGTGA
- a CDS encoding alpha/beta hydrolase: MTRARADELPTPPLLSRRARRVVSVTAIVLLCLLILASLASSSPWPSALVIRSVFEKGAAETVAEMKPFVPTTGVTAQTGLRYAPGSPDTTFDIFRPDSATDPLPTVVWIHGGAWISGVSSDVDPYLRILADQGFTTVGLNYTVGPEATYPTAVRQLNDALAYLDAHAETLGIDPSRIILAGDSAGSQLASQLAVLTTSPEYANLMGIAPALQPDQLSAVVLNCGVYDLDALASLTGIDGWGFKTALWSYSGTKDWSQTYVGSTMSTIQHVTAAFPPTYISGGNGDGLTWTQSVPMAAALRAKGVDVTELFWPADHEPALPHEYQFHLKFAEAHTALDATIAFLRAHS, encoded by the coding sequence ATGACCCGTGCCCGCGCCGACGAGCTGCCGACGCCTCCACTGCTCTCGCGGCGCGCCCGCCGCGTCGTGTCCGTCACCGCCATCGTGCTGCTGTGCCTGCTCATCCTCGCCAGCCTCGCGTCGTCGTCCCCATGGCCGTCCGCCCTGGTGATCCGCAGCGTCTTCGAGAAGGGCGCCGCCGAGACGGTCGCCGAGATGAAGCCGTTCGTGCCGACCACCGGTGTGACGGCACAGACCGGGCTCCGCTACGCGCCGGGATCGCCCGACACGACGTTCGACATCTTCCGCCCTGACAGCGCGACGGACCCGCTTCCGACCGTCGTGTGGATCCACGGCGGCGCCTGGATCTCGGGCGTCAGCTCCGACGTCGACCCCTACCTACGCATCCTGGCCGACCAGGGGTTCACGACCGTCGGCCTCAACTACACGGTCGGACCCGAGGCGACCTACCCGACCGCCGTGCGCCAGCTCAACGACGCGCTCGCGTACCTGGACGCGCACGCCGAGACGCTCGGCATCGACCCCAGCCGCATCATCCTCGCCGGCGACTCCGCCGGGTCACAGCTCGCCAGCCAGCTCGCCGTCCTGACCACCAGCCCCGAGTACGCGAACCTGATGGGGATCGCACCCGCACTCCAGCCGGACCAGCTATCGGCCGTCGTCCTCAACTGCGGCGTCTACGACCTCGACGCGCTCGCCAGCCTCACCGGGATCGACGGCTGGGGCTTCAAGACCGCCCTGTGGTCGTACAGCGGAACGAAGGACTGGTCGCAGACCTACGTCGGATCGACCATGTCGACCATCCAGCACGTCACCGCCGCCTTCCCGCCGACCTACATCTCCGGCGGGAACGGCGACGGACTCACCTGGACGCAGTCCGTCCCGATGGCCGCCGCCCTCCGCGCGAAGGGTGTGGACGTGACCGAGCTGTTCTGGCCCGCCGACCACGAGCCCGCGCTGCCGCACGAGTACCAGTTCCACCTGAAGTTCGCGGAGGCGCACACGGCGCTGGATGCAACGATCGCCTTCCTCCGCGCCCACAGCTAA
- a CDS encoding N-acetylmannosamine-6-phosphate 2-epimerase: MQAHSSSSEGSLAGTANGRLGALAAIEGGLVVSCQAQQGSPMRDTATIARLAASALQGGAVALRVNGPDDVSAVRPLTDVPVIGLDKRMGRRRNIITHTDEQVLALAAAGADVVAVDATAEVAGDVASRIRSAVLAVPLPIMADASTLDEGLAAWDAGATFVGTTLSGYTPYSRMDPGPDIELVAELASRGVRVLAEGRFQTPEQVAGAFDAGAFAVVVGGAITDPIAITRRFAAATPRST; the protein is encoded by the coding sequence GTGCAGGCGCACTCAAGTAGCAGTGAGGGATCGCTCGCCGGCACCGCGAACGGTCGGCTCGGCGCGCTCGCGGCGATCGAAGGAGGCCTCGTCGTCTCGTGTCAGGCCCAGCAGGGCTCGCCGATGCGCGACACGGCGACCATCGCGAGACTCGCGGCGAGCGCGCTGCAGGGCGGTGCGGTCGCCCTGCGCGTCAACGGACCGGACGACGTGTCGGCCGTGCGACCCTTGACGGATGTCCCGGTCATCGGCCTCGACAAGCGGATGGGCCGCCGGCGCAACATCATCACCCACACCGATGAGCAGGTCCTCGCGCTCGCTGCGGCGGGGGCGGATGTCGTCGCGGTCGACGCCACCGCCGAGGTCGCCGGGGATGTCGCGTCCCGGATACGGTCCGCCGTCCTGGCGGTGCCGCTGCCCATCATGGCCGACGCGTCGACCCTCGACGAGGGTCTGGCGGCCTGGGACGCGGGAGCGACGTTCGTGGGGACCACCCTCTCCGGTTACACTCCGTACTCGCGGATGGACCCTGGTCCGGACATCGAGCTCGTGGCCGAGCTCGCCTCACGCGGAGTTCGCGTGCTGGCGGAAGGACGCTTCCAGACCCCGGAGCAGGTCGCGGGGGCCTTCGACGCGGGCGCGTTCGCCGTCGTCGTCGGCGGGGCCATCACCGACCCCATCGCCATCACCCGGCGATTCGCGGCCGCGACGCCGCGCAGCACGTGA
- a CDS encoding ABC transporter substrate-binding protein: METRITRRRPLLRTVALTGVAAVAVALSGCSGAASSGPTTITFSYLWGGEEAKALEKVIADFNKSQSAIKVVGVSSPDAQKQLTSMSSSNGSFDISDNFGNTVGSWASKGILAPLDDYLKTEKVDLDGFAPAALDQMKYEGKTYALPIAVHTQQLMYNKDLLDKAGVQPPTTMDELADAVKKLTVTDANGAITQIGLGNPSASTLFTTLGYAFGGTWDGENGKTPTPDDPKNVEALDWYAKTLTDTYGADKIATFTSGLGQYMSAQDPFYTGKEAMVIDGEWQAVNIPKVAPNLNWGVVDIPAASPELAGTTQVTTSTLFIPSNSKHKAEAAKFLAYIVGDKPMTDFTLALGNLPSKTSLLTASAYGDIPHFDSWLKALTSKNAKSLASQPYSAQYSTDLATAFDDVVRGVASPEKALSSVADKARSY; the protein is encoded by the coding sequence ATGGAAACCAGGATCACCAGACGGCGGCCCCTGCTGCGCACCGTCGCGCTCACCGGCGTCGCCGCCGTCGCCGTCGCCTTGAGCGGATGCTCCGGGGCCGCGTCCTCCGGCCCCACCACCATCACCTTCTCCTACCTCTGGGGAGGCGAAGAGGCGAAGGCGCTCGAGAAGGTCATCGCCGACTTCAACAAGAGCCAGTCCGCGATCAAGGTGGTCGGCGTCTCCAGCCCGGACGCGCAGAAGCAGCTCACCTCGATGTCGTCCAGCAACGGCAGCTTCGACATCTCCGACAACTTCGGGAACACTGTCGGCTCGTGGGCGTCGAAGGGGATCCTGGCGCCGCTCGACGACTACCTCAAGACCGAGAAGGTCGACCTCGACGGGTTCGCCCCCGCCGCGCTGGACCAGATGAAGTACGAGGGCAAGACGTACGCCCTGCCCATCGCCGTGCACACCCAGCAGCTCATGTACAACAAGGACCTGCTCGACAAGGCGGGCGTGCAGCCGCCGACGACCATGGACGAGCTGGCGGACGCGGTCAAGAAGCTCACCGTCACCGACGCGAACGGCGCGATCACGCAGATCGGCCTCGGCAATCCCTCTGCGTCGACGCTCTTCACCACCCTCGGCTACGCGTTCGGCGGCACCTGGGACGGCGAGAACGGGAAGACTCCGACGCCGGACGACCCCAAGAACGTCGAGGCGCTCGACTGGTACGCCAAGACCCTCACCGACACGTACGGCGCGGACAAGATCGCGACGTTCACCTCGGGACTCGGGCAGTACATGTCCGCGCAGGACCCCTTCTACACCGGGAAGGAGGCCATGGTGATCGACGGCGAGTGGCAGGCCGTGAACATCCCGAAGGTGGCGCCGAACCTCAACTGGGGCGTCGTCGACATCCCCGCGGCGAGCCCGGAGCTCGCCGGCACGACCCAGGTGACGACGAGCACGCTGTTCATCCCCAGCAACTCGAAGCACAAGGCCGAAGCGGCGAAGTTCCTCGCCTACATCGTCGGGGACAAGCCGATGACGGACTTCACGCTGGCTCTGGGCAACCTGCCGTCCAAGACATCCCTGCTGACGGCTTCCGCGTACGGCGACATTCCGCACTTCGACTCCTGGCTGAAGGCTCTGACGAGCAAGAACGCGAAGTCGCTGGCGTCCCAGCCCTACAGCGCGCAGTACTCGACCGACCTCGCCACCGCCTTCGACGACGTCGTGCGCGGGGTTGCCTCGCCCGAGAAGGCGCTCTCCTCGGTCGCGGACAAGGCGCGCTCGTACTGA
- a CDS encoding DUF4127 family protein, whose translation MRIALVPLDERPVNVQLPSQVAAIAGAELILPPAEAMPDFRRPADIAALHGWLRELVLSDGVDRLVVCVDTLVHGGIIPARITSDTTTTALARLDLLRELKAVAPTLRITAASLIMRASDSYSPVEEPEYWADWGRELHALGGDLHRAFEVDVARGEGAVEPLATTVPDDVRSDFERRRLRNHTINLAALALHEEGTVDTLTLTADDTAPHSAGSAEQVWLRHWSRALPGGGDVLMYPGADEVGAVLVARALASGVGVPSWRIVCGEPDGLDRVPNFENAPLRESLARQIVAAGGRVAAPEESADLVVVAHAPDPSRGDFFGTRPASDPAATEATVIAVRKALAGGSIVALADVRFSNGGDPDLVDRLAAEGLLLQLASYGGWNTAGNSIGGAVAQATALWAGRANGNADETALREALLTRVLDDRAYQSGTRLAMHAAEFGGSIGPVDADRQRAVLARITRELGEYLSGLLPEGEAWRIDGVTLPWARSFEIEIALRRA comes from the coding sequence ATGCGCATCGCACTCGTCCCGTTGGACGAACGGCCCGTGAACGTCCAGCTGCCCAGCCAGGTTGCGGCGATCGCCGGAGCCGAGCTGATCCTGCCGCCCGCGGAGGCGATGCCCGACTTCCGCAGGCCGGCCGATATCGCGGCCCTGCACGGGTGGCTGCGTGAGCTCGTGCTGTCGGACGGGGTCGACCGCCTCGTGGTGTGCGTCGACACGCTCGTGCACGGCGGCATCATCCCCGCGCGCATCACGTCCGACACCACGACCACGGCGTTGGCGCGCCTCGACCTGCTCCGGGAACTCAAAGCCGTCGCCCCGACATTGCGCATCACGGCAGCCTCCCTGATCATGCGGGCGAGCGACTCCTACTCGCCGGTTGAGGAGCCCGAGTACTGGGCAGACTGGGGCCGCGAGCTGCACGCGCTGGGCGGAGACCTCCATCGAGCGTTCGAAGTGGACGTCGCGCGCGGCGAAGGCGCCGTCGAGCCGCTCGCGACGACTGTCCCCGACGACGTCCGCAGCGATTTCGAGCGACGCCGCCTCCGAAACCACACGATCAATCTGGCGGCGCTCGCACTCCACGAGGAGGGGACGGTCGACACGCTGACCCTGACGGCGGACGACACCGCCCCGCATTCGGCCGGCTCGGCCGAACAGGTGTGGCTCCGGCACTGGTCGCGCGCGTTGCCCGGCGGCGGGGATGTGCTGATGTATCCGGGTGCCGACGAGGTCGGAGCGGTTCTGGTTGCTCGTGCCCTCGCATCCGGTGTGGGCGTCCCGTCCTGGCGGATCGTCTGCGGTGAGCCGGACGGCCTCGACCGGGTTCCGAACTTCGAGAACGCGCCGCTGCGCGAGAGCCTGGCCCGGCAGATCGTCGCCGCAGGAGGACGCGTCGCCGCGCCGGAGGAATCCGCCGACCTGGTCGTGGTGGCGCATGCGCCGGATCCCTCCCGGGGGGACTTCTTCGGAACACGACCGGCCTCCGATCCGGCTGCCACCGAGGCCACGGTGATCGCCGTGCGAAAGGCTCTGGCGGGCGGCTCTATCGTCGCGCTCGCCGATGTGCGGTTCAGCAACGGAGGCGATCCCGACCTGGTCGATCGGCTGGCGGCGGAAGGCCTGCTGCTCCAGCTCGCGTCCTACGGCGGATGGAACACCGCGGGCAACTCGATCGGAGGAGCCGTCGCACAGGCGACCGCGCTGTGGGCCGGACGCGCGAACGGCAACGCGGACGAGACCGCCCTGAGGGAGGCGCTGCTCACCCGGGTCCTGGACGATCGGGCCTACCAGAGCGGGACGCGACTCGCGATGCATGCGGCCGAGTTCGGGGGCAGTATCGGCCCGGTCGACGCCGATCGGCAGCGGGCCGTTCTGGCCAGGATCACCCGCGAGCTGGGTGAGTACTTGAGCGGCCTCCTCCCTGAGGGTGAGGCGTGGCGGATCGACGGGGTGACCCTGCCGTGGGCGAGGAGCTTCGAGATCGAAATCGCCCTTCGACGCGCGTAA
- a CDS encoding carbohydrate ABC transporter permease translates to MSLMTAKRGARRQTLLGLAFASPFIIGAAVFIVWPVLASAGYSFTDFNLFQAPSWVGLDNYAHMLQDSTFWKALANTLFLTVTGVPLTIAISILGAHFLNLPVRGQPLYRALVYLPTIVPIVVGGYLWRWLLNTQYGFVNYFLGLLHLPQPEWLEQPAWGKPAILLMCLWTIGGTMIIYLAAIKDVPTELYEAAELDGAGWWGRFRFITWPTISPVTLFQVIVTVIAYLQIFTQPYLLTQTRLNEASGGPGQSMISYAMYLYQNAFVFLKMGYASAMAWVLFLITLVITLLLLWSSKKWVHYGSERS, encoded by the coding sequence ATGTCCCTGATGACTGCCAAGCGCGGTGCGCGACGCCAGACCCTGCTGGGTCTGGCGTTCGCGTCGCCGTTCATCATCGGGGCGGCGGTGTTCATCGTCTGGCCGGTGCTCGCATCGGCCGGCTACAGCTTCACCGACTTCAACCTCTTCCAGGCGCCGTCCTGGGTCGGGCTCGACAACTACGCCCATATGCTCCAGGACTCGACATTCTGGAAGGCGTTGGCGAACACGCTGTTCCTCACGGTCACCGGGGTGCCTCTGACGATCGCCATCTCGATCCTCGGAGCGCACTTCCTTAATCTGCCGGTCCGCGGTCAGCCGCTCTACCGGGCCCTGGTGTACCTCCCGACCATCGTCCCGATCGTCGTCGGCGGCTACCTCTGGCGGTGGCTGCTGAACACCCAGTACGGGTTCGTGAACTACTTCCTCGGCCTCCTCCACCTCCCGCAGCCGGAGTGGCTCGAGCAGCCCGCGTGGGGCAAGCCGGCCATCCTGCTGATGTGCCTCTGGACCATCGGCGGCACCATGATCATCTATCTCGCCGCGATCAAAGACGTCCCGACGGAGCTCTACGAGGCGGCCGAGCTCGACGGCGCCGGCTGGTGGGGCCGCTTCCGCTTCATCACCTGGCCGACGATCTCGCCCGTGACCCTGTTCCAGGTGATCGTGACGGTGATCGCCTACCTCCAGATCTTCACCCAGCCCTACCTGCTCACCCAGACACGGCTCAATGAGGCGAGCGGAGGGCCGGGGCAATCGATGATCAGCTACGCGATGTACCTGTACCAGAACGCGTTCGTCTTCCTGAAGATGGGCTACGCCTCGGCGATGGCCTGGGTGCTCTTCCTGATCACCCTGGTGATCACGCTGCTGCTGCTCTGGTCGTCCAAGAAATGGGTTCACTATGGTTCTGAACGCAGTTGA